From a region of the Mycobacteroides saopaulense genome:
- a CDS encoding DUF4126 domain-containing protein, whose product MTGLYVAALLIGIVAGLRAMTPLAVLSWAAFAKCLLVDGTWASFLASLIVAIVATVLAVGEIVNDKLPKTPSRKAPPAFAARVVLGAFYGAVFGTLADGTSPGLIIGLLLGAIGAVIGTLGGAWARGKLAGAFGKDLPAALTEDAVTVAAAVAITLALAT is encoded by the coding sequence ATGACCGGTTTGTATGTAGCTGCACTTCTCATCGGAATCGTCGCGGGCCTGCGCGCGATGACACCCCTTGCGGTGTTGAGCTGGGCGGCATTCGCCAAATGCCTTCTGGTGGACGGTACCTGGGCATCATTTCTGGCCAGTCTGATCGTCGCCATCGTCGCCACGGTGCTGGCCGTCGGTGAGATCGTCAACGACAAACTGCCCAAGACGCCGAGCCGCAAGGCACCGCCCGCCTTCGCGGCGCGCGTAGTGCTCGGGGCCTTCTACGGTGCGGTGTTCGGCACCCTGGCCGATGGCACCTCCCCCGGGCTCATCATCGGTCTGCTGCTCGGGGCGATCGGTGCGGTGATCGGCACGCTCGGCGGCGCCTGGGCGCGTGGCAAGCTGGCCGGGGCATTCGGCAAGGATCTGCCCGCGGCGCTCACCGAGGACGCGGTCACCGTCGCGGCCGCCGTGGCCATCACCCTGGCACTCGCCACGTGA
- the ppgK gene encoding polyphosphate--glucose phosphotransferase has protein sequence MTATDSGPATPATGADDAQQRGFGIDVGGSGIKGAIVDLTTGEMIGERIKYPTPQPATPKAVAETIATVVRDFSWTGPVGVTYPGVIVRGEARTAANVDKSWLGVNVHDIISAELNGQTVAVLNDADAAGLAEDRYGAGKDQSGVVVLLTFGTGIGSAVLHDGILLPNTEFGHIEVDGMEAEHRAASSVKEKNDWSYKQWAPEVTKVLEAVENALWPDLFIVGGGISRKADKWVPLLTNRTPVVAAALQNSAGIAGAAMAAHAGVSP, from the coding sequence ATGACCGCCACCGATTCCGGACCGGCCACCCCCGCAACGGGAGCCGATGATGCCCAGCAGCGTGGATTCGGCATCGACGTCGGCGGCAGCGGGATCAAGGGCGCGATCGTGGACCTGACGACCGGCGAGATGATCGGCGAGCGGATCAAGTACCCCACCCCTCAGCCCGCCACGCCCAAGGCCGTGGCCGAGACCATCGCCACAGTCGTGCGCGATTTCTCCTGGACGGGCCCCGTCGGCGTGACATACCCGGGCGTGATCGTGCGCGGCGAGGCACGCACCGCCGCGAACGTCGACAAGTCCTGGTTGGGCGTCAACGTCCACGACATCATCAGCGCCGAACTGAACGGTCAAACCGTCGCGGTGCTCAACGATGCCGACGCCGCCGGGCTGGCCGAGGACCGCTACGGCGCGGGCAAGGACCAGTCGGGCGTGGTCGTCCTGCTGACGTTCGGAACCGGTATCGGGTCGGCCGTCCTGCATGACGGAATCCTGTTGCCCAATACGGAGTTCGGTCATATCGAGGTCGACGGCATGGAAGCCGAGCACCGCGCCGCGTCGTCGGTGAAGGAAAAGAACGACTGGAGCTACAAGCAGTGGGCGCCCGAGGTCACCAAGGTCCTGGAGGCCGTGGAGAACGCGCTGTGGCCCGACCTGTTCATCGTGGGCGGCGGCATCAGCCGCAAGGCCGACAAATGGGTGCCGCTACTGACCAACCGCACCCCCGTGGTTGCCGCTGCACTGCAGAACAGCGCGGGGATCGCGGGCGCGGCGATGGCCGCACACGCTGGCGTTTCGCCTTAG
- a CDS encoding DUF3093 domain-containing protein → MGTIAQTTLGRVMASPSNTTDVRYLERLWVPWWWALPGFGAATLLGLEINQSMRQLPAWVPYPILFAIVAGVLLWFSRIRVEVTTGADGTAELRAGSAHLPVSVIAKSAAIPATAKSAALGRQLDPAAFVVHRAWIGPMVLVVLDDPDDPTPYWLVSSRHPDRVLAALRS, encoded by the coding sequence GTGGGCACGATCGCCCAGACTACCCTTGGCCGCGTGATGGCCTCCCCCAGCAACACGACCGATGTCCGCTACCTCGAGCGGCTGTGGGTTCCATGGTGGTGGGCGCTGCCCGGCTTCGGCGCGGCAACGCTGCTCGGGCTGGAGATCAACCAGAGCATGCGTCAGCTTCCCGCCTGGGTGCCCTACCCGATCCTCTTCGCGATCGTGGCGGGAGTCTTGTTGTGGTTCAGCAGAATTCGCGTGGAGGTCACCACCGGAGCGGACGGCACCGCCGAGTTGCGCGCCGGATCGGCACATCTGCCGGTGAGTGTCATCGCCAAGTCCGCGGCGATTCCTGCCACCGCGAAAAGCGCGGCGCTGGGCCGCCAATTGGATCCGGCGGCCTTCGTCGTGCACCGGGCATGGATCGGCCCGATGGTTCTGGTGGTCCTCGACGACCCGGATGATCCGACCCCGTACTGGCTGGTGAGCAGCCGCCACCCCGATCGGGTGTTAGCGGCCCTCCGGAGCTAG
- the cei gene encoding envelope integrity protein Cei, with product MVADITEGTSVDKYGRPFRRRNYLPALILGVALLAVTVFVWASALTREAPVKEATACNPPAQQTEPGSGTIGKPVSRSALTGTNPAALNDVKVRVLNANGQAGQAGDVSAALRDLGFPAPTADNDPFYPSGSRLNCVGQIRFGESGYANAMTLSLVAPCVEFVEDKRSDDSVDLALGSEFTELAAGNAVTSALNSLRSGNQTSTDLITRARQSTC from the coding sequence GTGGTCGCAGACATCACCGAGGGCACCTCAGTAGACAAGTACGGGCGCCCGTTCCGCCGCCGGAACTATTTGCCAGCATTGATCCTCGGGGTCGCCTTGCTGGCCGTCACCGTTTTCGTCTGGGCCTCGGCGCTCACCCGGGAAGCGCCGGTCAAGGAGGCGACCGCATGCAATCCGCCCGCGCAACAGACCGAGCCCGGATCCGGAACCATCGGTAAGCCGGTGTCGCGGTCCGCCCTGACGGGAACCAATCCTGCAGCCCTCAACGACGTCAAGGTGCGCGTGCTCAACGCCAATGGCCAGGCCGGTCAGGCCGGTGACGTGTCGGCCGCCCTGCGCGACCTCGGATTCCCCGCGCCGACCGCCGACAACGACCCCTTCTACCCCAGCGGGTCCCGCCTGAACTGCGTCGGCCAGATCCGATTCGGGGAGTCCGGGTACGCCAACGCCATGACGTTGTCGCTGGTGGCGCCATGCGTCGAGTTCGTCGAGGACAAGCGGTCCGACGATTCCGTGGACCTGGCCCTCGGCAGCGAGTTCACCGAACTGGCCGCCGGGAACGCCGTCACCTCGGCGCTGAACAGCCTCCGATCCGGCAATCAGACCAGCACGGATTTGATCACCCGGGCGCGGCAGAGCACCTGCTAG
- a CDS encoding FAD-containing oxidoreductase produces the protein MSTHFDAVVVGAGQAGPSLAARLRGAGMTVAIVERHLFGGTCVNTGCRPTKALVASAHAAHMARDAARWGVVVDGSVGMDMARVRERKDSVILPSRNGGEKWLKDLGCVIYHEHARFISPTELAVGDEIISTERVFLNVGGRAVVPDWPGVDDVPLFTNSSLIEYDAIPEHLIVIGGSYVGLEFAQIYRRFGSRVTVVHRGQRLVEREDPDASAIIQEVLEREGISFRLNASCISLSRLDSGVGVGVDCTQGAPEVAGSHVLVAVGRRPNTDDLGLENTGVVTDDRGYITVDDQLQTNVPGIWALGDCNGRGAFTHTSYNDFEIVAANLLDDDPRRVTDRLPCYALYTDPPLGRVGMTETQARASGRSVLVGRKPMSQVGRAIEKGETDGYMQVLVDAETDLILGATILGVGGDEVVHCLLDTMQYGVPARQLQRTVHIHPTVAEFLPTVLGELQPLA, from the coding sequence GTGAGCACACACTTTGACGCCGTGGTTGTGGGCGCCGGACAGGCCGGCCCCTCCCTGGCCGCCCGTCTGCGCGGCGCCGGGATGACCGTGGCGATCGTGGAGCGGCACCTGTTCGGCGGTACCTGCGTGAACACGGGGTGCCGCCCCACCAAGGCACTGGTCGCCAGCGCCCACGCCGCCCACATGGCACGCGACGCCGCCCGGTGGGGCGTGGTCGTCGACGGGTCTGTGGGCATGGACATGGCCCGGGTGCGGGAACGCAAGGATTCGGTGATCTTGCCCTCGCGCAACGGCGGCGAGAAGTGGCTCAAGGACCTTGGCTGCGTCATCTATCACGAGCACGCGCGCTTCATCTCCCCCACCGAGCTCGCCGTCGGCGACGAGATCATCTCCACTGAAAGAGTTTTTCTGAACGTGGGCGGCCGGGCGGTGGTACCGGACTGGCCCGGTGTCGACGATGTCCCGTTGTTCACCAATAGCTCGCTCATCGAGTACGACGCAATCCCCGAACATCTCATCGTGATCGGCGGCAGTTACGTGGGACTGGAGTTCGCCCAGATCTACCGCCGTTTCGGCAGCAGGGTCACGGTGGTGCACCGCGGACAGCGGCTGGTGGAACGTGAGGACCCCGATGCGTCGGCGATCATCCAGGAGGTCCTGGAACGCGAAGGGATCTCCTTCCGGCTCAACGCCTCCTGCATCAGCCTGTCGCGCCTGGACAGTGGGGTGGGCGTCGGTGTCGACTGCACCCAGGGCGCCCCCGAGGTGGCCGGATCGCACGTTCTCGTGGCGGTGGGCCGTCGGCCCAACACCGACGACCTGGGTCTGGAAAACACCGGGGTGGTCACCGACGACCGCGGGTACATCACGGTCGACGATCAGCTGCAGACCAACGTGCCGGGCATTTGGGCACTCGGCGACTGCAACGGCCGCGGGGCCTTCACCCACACCTCGTACAACGACTTCGAGATCGTCGCCGCCAACCTGCTCGACGACGATCCCCGCCGGGTCACCGACAGGCTGCCCTGTTACGCGCTGTACACCGATCCTCCGCTGGGCCGGGTCGGCATGACCGAGACGCAGGCGCGCGCTTCGGGACGCTCCGTTCTGGTCGGCCGCAAGCCGATGAGCCAGGTCGGCCGCGCCATCGAGAAGGGCGAAACCGACGGTTATATGCAGGTTTTGGTCGACGCCGAGACTGATCTCATTCTGGGCGCGACGATCCTCGGGGTGGGCGGCGATGAGGTGGTGCACTGCCTGCTCGACACCATGCAGTACGGCGTTCCCGCACGGCAACTACAGCGCACTGTGCATATTCATCCGACCGTCGCAGAGTTCTTACCGACCGTTTTGGGGGAGCTCCAGCCGCTCGCTTGA
- a CDS encoding LLM class F420-dependent oxidoreductase, with protein MTERIRIGIQLRPAKAQNYKQWRDAVLRAEDKGADVIFGYDHFHWPAGTIGSNGVVLDPVQPDVNNFEGWTALGSWAEITSRAEIGLLVTGVGYRNPDLLADMARTVDHISDGRVILGVGAGWYERDYTTYGYEFGTAGSRFDLFEESLVRIENRLAQLLPQPVRPIPILIGGGGEKRTIPLVARHAHIWHAFGDIDTYRRKNDILIAEAERIGRDHNEIERSTSWGLDPERGLTAAEADAYAQVGARLFTVGIDADNDYDLSVLDAPLAWRDSRS; from the coding sequence GTGACGGAACGCATTCGCATTGGCATTCAGCTGCGGCCCGCCAAGGCCCAGAACTACAAGCAATGGCGCGATGCCGTGCTCCGCGCCGAGGACAAGGGCGCGGATGTGATCTTCGGCTACGACCACTTCCACTGGCCCGCAGGCACCATAGGCAGCAACGGGGTGGTGCTCGACCCGGTACAGCCCGACGTCAACAACTTCGAGGGCTGGACGGCTCTGGGGTCGTGGGCCGAGATCACCTCGCGCGCAGAGATCGGGCTGCTGGTCACGGGCGTGGGTTATCGCAATCCCGATCTGCTGGCCGACATGGCGCGCACCGTCGACCACATCAGCGATGGCCGGGTGATTCTCGGGGTCGGCGCCGGTTGGTACGAAAGGGACTACACCACCTACGGGTATGAGTTCGGGACGGCGGGTTCGCGGTTCGACCTGTTCGAGGAAAGCCTCGTGCGGATCGAGAACCGGTTGGCTCAGCTGTTGCCCCAACCGGTGCGTCCCATCCCGATCCTGATCGGCGGCGGCGGTGAGAAGCGCACCATTCCCTTGGTGGCCCGCCATGCCCACATCTGGCATGCGTTCGGCGACATCGACACCTACCGGCGCAAGAACGACATCCTGATCGCCGAGGCCGAACGAATCGGCCGCGACCACAACGAGATCGAACGTTCCACCAGTTGGGGACTCGATCCAGAGCGCGGGCTCACCGCCGCCGAGGCGGACGCCTACGCCCAGGTGGGTGCGAGGCTGTTCACCGTCGGGATCGACGCCGACAACGACTATGACCTGTCGGTGCTCGACGCACCACTGGCCTGGCGGGACTCACGCTCCTAA
- a CDS encoding FadR/GntR family transcriptional regulator, translated as MALQPIARQSIPDEIFSQLAAQVLTGDRTPGDTLPSERALAEALGVSRTAVREALGRLERSGLIHIRQGGSTVIRDYRSDAGFDVLPLLLAYGGDVDRRTLASVIEARAIIGPQVARLAAQRAHQSPGVADRLRAMTATLESENDPLQRMWQALGFWELVIDTADSIAFRLVFNTMRDSYVRALDVLVNVMAAEVGDIGHYRALADAVAAADPDAAQDAAAEMLALGTKAFDDLLREMEKEK; from the coding sequence ATGGCACTGCAGCCGATCGCCCGTCAGTCGATACCCGACGAGATATTCAGCCAGCTCGCGGCCCAAGTCCTCACCGGCGACCGCACGCCCGGCGACACATTGCCCAGCGAGCGAGCACTCGCCGAGGCCCTCGGGGTATCGCGCACCGCAGTGCGCGAAGCGCTGGGCCGCCTGGAACGCTCCGGCTTGATCCACATCCGCCAAGGCGGATCGACGGTGATCCGCGACTACCGCAGCGATGCAGGTTTCGACGTGCTCCCGCTGCTGCTCGCCTATGGCGGAGACGTGGACCGTCGCACCCTGGCCAGCGTCATCGAGGCCCGCGCCATCATCGGCCCCCAGGTCGCGCGATTGGCCGCGCAGCGGGCTCACCAAAGCCCCGGCGTCGCCGACCGGTTGCGCGCCATGACCGCCACGCTGGAATCGGAAAACGATCCACTGCAACGGATGTGGCAGGCGCTCGGATTCTGGGAGCTGGTCATCGACACCGCCGACTCGATCGCCTTCCGGCTGGTGTTCAACACCATGCGCGATTCATATGTGCGGGCATTGGATGTGCTCGTGAACGTCATGGCGGCCGAGGTCGGTGACATCGGCCATTACCGCGCGCTCGCCGATGCCGTCGCGGCGGCAGATCCCGATGCCGCGCAAGACGCCGCTGCCGAGATGCTCGCCTTGGGCACCAAGGCCTTTGACGACCTCCTACGCGAGATGGAGAAAGAGAAATGA
- the dut gene encoding dUTP diphosphatase, translating to MPTPTRLAIVRLDRELPLPSRAHADDAGVDLYSAEDVVIEPGRRTLVGTGIAVAIPSGMVGLVHPRSGLAARVGLSIVNSPGTIDAGYRGEVKVNLINLDPEVPIVIARGDRIAQLLVQQVELPELVEVDSFDEAGLAVTTRGAGGYGSSGGHASL from the coding sequence GTGCCCACACCTACGAGATTGGCGATTGTTCGCCTCGATCGAGAGCTTCCCCTGCCGTCCCGTGCGCATGCCGACGACGCGGGGGTCGATCTCTACAGTGCCGAGGACGTGGTGATCGAACCCGGCCGCCGGACGCTGGTGGGCACCGGTATTGCCGTGGCCATCCCCTCGGGGATGGTCGGCTTGGTGCATCCGCGGTCGGGTTTGGCTGCACGCGTGGGACTTTCGATCGTCAACAGCCCCGGCACGATCGATGCCGGATATCGTGGCGAGGTGAAGGTCAACCTGATTAACCTGGATCCCGAGGTCCCGATCGTCATTGCCCGTGGCGACCGGATCGCGCAATTGCTGGTTCAGCAGGTCGAACTGCCCGAGCTGGTTGAGGTGGATTCCTTTGACGAGGCCGGTCTGGCCGTGACCACCCGCGGTGCGGGTGGGTACGGATCCAGCGGCGGACATGCGAGTTTGTGA
- a CDS encoding RidA family protein — MKRVKISSGGEWEATVGYSRAVRVGSHIAVAGTTAARPGQPPIGGADIAEQTREALRRIGSALNQVGASLGDVVRTRIFVTDIERWREVGSAHGEFFGDIRPAATMVEVSALIDPALLVEIEADAIIGNWSDH, encoded by the coding sequence ATGAAACGCGTCAAGATCTCGTCGGGCGGTGAATGGGAAGCGACCGTCGGATACTCGCGAGCGGTGCGGGTGGGCAGCCATATCGCCGTGGCCGGTACCACCGCGGCGCGCCCGGGCCAACCCCCGATCGGGGGCGCTGACATCGCCGAACAGACCCGAGAGGCGCTGCGTCGAATCGGATCGGCGCTCAATCAGGTGGGCGCCTCCTTGGGCGACGTGGTGCGCACCCGCATCTTCGTCACCGATATCGAGCGGTGGCGTGAAGTCGGTTCGGCTCACGGCGAGTTCTTCGGAGACATCCGTCCCGCGGCCACCATGGTCGAAGTGTCGGCGCTCATCGATCCCGCGCTATTGGTGGAAATCGAGGCAGACGCCATCATCGGTAATTGGTCAGACCACTAG
- a CDS encoding sterol desaturase family protein: MTRTATRKGMTLRDALVEFVKHPTPWMLVVWSAALLGARITLGGWTIADAITPIVLVAISPIAEWLIHVGILHWRPRSVGPVKIDSRLARDHRLHHQDPRDIPLVFIPLPSLVVVIAGLTAIGIFAFPRTGLGLTFALTIALFLVFYEWTHYLVHTDYKPRHAIYRAVWKNHRYHHFKNENYWFTVTSSGTADRLLGTYPDPQQVQSSPTVRDLHAPSITG, from the coding sequence ATGACCCGCACTGCCACTCGCAAGGGCATGACCCTGCGCGACGCTCTTGTCGAGTTCGTCAAACATCCCACCCCATGGATGTTGGTCGTGTGGTCCGCTGCGTTGCTCGGCGCTCGAATCACCTTGGGCGGCTGGACAATCGCCGACGCCATCACACCTATCGTGCTGGTGGCCATCTCGCCCATCGCCGAATGGCTGATTCACGTCGGCATCCTGCACTGGCGTCCACGCTCGGTCGGACCGGTGAAGATCGACTCCCGACTGGCGCGCGATCACCGCCTACATCACCAGGACCCGCGAGACATCCCGCTGGTCTTCATCCCCTTGCCGAGCCTGGTCGTGGTGATCGCGGGATTGACCGCGATCGGAATATTTGCTTTCCCGCGCACCGGACTTGGTCTCACCTTCGCGCTGACCATCGCCCTGTTCCTGGTGTTCTACGAGTGGACGCACTACCTCGTCCACACCGACTACAAGCCGCGTCACGCGATCTACCGCGCAGTGTGGAAGAACCACCGCTATCACCATTTCAAGAACGAGAACTACTGGTTCACCGTCACCAGTTCGGGAACAGCCGACCGGCTGCTCGGAACCTACCCGGACCCTCAGCAGGTGCAGTCGTCACCGACTGTGCGAGACCTGCACGCGCCCAGCATCACCGGCTAG
- a CDS encoding DUF4193 domain-containing protein translates to MATDYDAPRRSDADDVSEDSLEELKARRNEAQSAVVDVDEAETAESFELPGADLSGEELSVRVIPKQADEFTCSSCFLVHHRSRLASEKNGQLICTDCAA, encoded by the coding sequence ATGGCTACCGACTACGACGCTCCGAGGCGATCCGACGCCGACGATGTGTCAGAGGACTCGTTAGAGGAGCTCAAGGCTCGTCGTAACGAAGCACAGTCGGCGGTGGTCGATGTCGATGAGGCGGAAACCGCCGAATCGTTCGAGCTACCAGGTGCCGACCTGTCCGGCGAGGAACTTTCGGTGCGGGTTATCCCGAAGCAGGCCGACGAGTTCACCTGTTCGAGCTGCTTCCTGGTGCATCATCGCAGCCGGCTGGCCAGTGAGAAGAACGGTCAGCTGATCTGCACCGACTGCGCGGCCTAA
- a CDS encoding inositol monophosphatase family protein, with protein MRSVAVRVASEAAEFVRHRRATVDWTVSVRTKSSETDPVTLVDTDCERLVRRRLASLRPGDGVLGEEEGETGSSEVRWVIDPIDGTVNFVYGIPAYAVSVAAQVDGQTVAGAVADVAADRVFSAASGAGATVREANGLQRPLACNPVSDTRLALVATGFAYSTVRRERQAQLVAQLLPRVRDVRRIGSAALDLCGVAEGRVDAQYEHGLGPWDWAAGELIAREAGAVVVLPGADARSPDGRLIAAMAPGIADEFGQLLTEIGAMAPIPG; from the coding sequence TTGCGTTCGGTGGCGGTGCGGGTGGCGTCGGAGGCCGCCGAGTTCGTCCGACATCGTCGCGCCACCGTGGATTGGACGGTGTCCGTACGCACCAAGAGCTCCGAGACGGATCCGGTGACACTCGTCGACACCGACTGCGAACGGCTGGTGCGGCGCCGGCTGGCCTCACTGCGCCCCGGGGACGGGGTCCTGGGGGAGGAAGAGGGCGAGACGGGCTCCTCCGAGGTGCGCTGGGTCATCGATCCCATCGACGGCACGGTCAACTTCGTCTACGGCATCCCCGCGTACGCGGTGTCGGTGGCGGCTCAGGTGGACGGGCAGACGGTGGCGGGTGCAGTGGCCGATGTCGCCGCTGACCGGGTCTTCTCGGCGGCCTCAGGCGCCGGTGCGACCGTGCGTGAGGCCAATGGGTTGCAGCGGCCGCTGGCGTGCAATCCGGTGAGCGACACACGGCTTGCCTTGGTGGCCACGGGGTTCGCGTACTCGACCGTGCGGCGCGAACGCCAAGCGCAACTGGTGGCGCAGCTGCTGCCCCGGGTGCGGGACGTGCGCCGCATCGGGTCGGCGGCCCTGGATCTGTGCGGGGTGGCCGAGGGCCGCGTCGACGCGCAGTACGAGCACGGGCTGGGGCCGTGGGACTGGGCTGCGGGCGAACTCATCGCGCGTGAGGCGGGCGCGGTGGTGGTGCTGCCCGGCGCGGACGCCCGCAGCCCTGACGGCAGGCTCATCGCGGCCATGGCACCCGGAATCGCCGACGAATTCGGGCAGCTCCTGACGGAGATCGGCGCGATGGCGCCGATTCCCGGCTAG
- a CDS encoding RNA polymerase sigma factor → MAATKAAPVKQTTAATPSKTTATKAAPAKKAPAKAAPAKKAPAKKAPAKATATKAAPAKKAPAKKAPAKKAAAKATDPALEPQGTAEDAELEPGDDLDTDLADDADIEADLAEAAAEPEPEAEAESDDEPSEKDKASGDFVWDEEESEALRQARKDAELTASADSVRAYLKQIGKVALLNAEEEVELAKRIEAGLYATQIVTELTEKGEKLPAAQRRDMMWICRDGDRAKNHLLEANLRLVVSLAKRYTGRGMAFLDLIQEGNLGLIRAVEKFDYTKGYKFSTYATWWIRQAITRAMADQARTIRIPVHMVEVINKLGRIQRELLQDLGREPTPEELAKEMDITPEKVLEIQQYAREPISLDQTIGDEGDSQLGDFIEDSEAVVAVDAVSFTLLQDQLQSVLETLSEREAGVVRLRFGLTDGQPRTLDEIGQVYGVTRERIRQIESKTMSKLRHPSRSQVLRDYLD, encoded by the coding sequence GTGGCAGCCACGAAAGCAGCTCCGGTGAAGCAGACCACCGCCGCAACACCTTCGAAGACCACCGCCACCAAGGCAGCCCCCGCCAAGAAGGCGCCCGCCAAGGCCGCGCCGGCCAAGAAGGCGCCCGCGAAGAAGGCACCGGCCAAGGCCACCGCCACCAAGGCCGCGCCGGCCAAGAAGGCGCCCGCGAAGAAGGCACCCGCCAAGAAGGCCGCAGCCAAGGCCACCGATCCCGCTCTCGAGCCACAGGGCACCGCCGAGGACGCCGAGCTCGAGCCCGGCGACGATCTGGACACCGACCTCGCCGACGACGCCGACATCGAGGCCGACCTGGCCGAAGCCGCCGCCGAACCGGAGCCCGAGGCGGAAGCCGAGAGTGACGACGAGCCGTCTGAGAAGGACAAGGCGTCCGGCGATTTCGTCTGGGACGAGGAAGAGTCCGAGGCGCTGCGGCAGGCCCGTAAGGACGCCGAGCTCACCGCGTCCGCCGACTCGGTGCGTGCGTACCTCAAGCAGATCGGCAAGGTCGCGCTGCTCAACGCCGAAGAGGAAGTCGAGCTGGCCAAGCGCATCGAGGCCGGCCTCTACGCCACCCAGATCGTCACCGAGCTGACCGAGAAGGGCGAGAAGCTTCCCGCCGCGCAGCGCCGCGACATGATGTGGATCTGCCGTGACGGAGACCGCGCCAAGAACCACCTGCTGGAAGCCAACCTGCGTCTGGTGGTGTCGCTGGCCAAGCGCTACACCGGCCGTGGCATGGCCTTCCTGGACCTCATCCAGGAAGGCAACCTGGGTCTGATCCGTGCGGTCGAGAAGTTCGACTACACAAAGGGTTACAAGTTCTCGACGTACGCCACCTGGTGGATCCGTCAGGCCATTACCCGCGCGATGGCCGACCAGGCCCGCACCATCCGTATCCCGGTGCACATGGTCGAGGTCATCAACAAGCTCGGCCGCATCCAGCGTGAGCTGCTCCAGGACCTGGGCCGTGAGCCCACGCCCGAAGAGCTGGCCAAGGAAATGGACATCACGCCGGAGAAGGTGCTGGAGATCCAGCAGTACGCGCGTGAGCCGATCTCCCTGGACCAGACCATCGGCGACGAGGGTGACTCGCAGCTCGGTGACTTCATCGAGGATTCCGAGGCCGTGGTTGCCGTCGACGCGGTGTCCTTCACCCTGCTACAAGATCAGCTGCAGTCGGTGCTGGAGACGCTCTCCGAGCGCGAGGCCGGCGTGGTGCGTCTGCGCTTCGGTCTCACCGACGGCCAGCCGCGCACGCTCGACGAGATCGGCCAGGTGTACGGGGTCACCCGTGAGCGCATCCGGCAGATCGAGTCCAAGACCATGTCGAAGCTGCGCCACCCCAGCCGCTCGCAGGTCCTGCGCGACTACCTCGACTAG
- a CDS encoding VOC family protein has product MRIHDVRITATDVPGAARFYSETLELPVQLDRDSATVHIGDSTLTMVTGPAYHGAHHIAFTIPAGSLAAAKQWLSQRVTLQTDGQWHDEFDCAPNWQARSIYFAGPDDAVLELIERNILDNRINHPFGVVDIRSLSEVGFGVSDVLQTQELLRDKLGLLPFGEPTPGFGPVGDHDGLFILVPSDVTWRPEHRVPPAAAPTVVTADVPTAVEIGEHYVLQPLGA; this is encoded by the coding sequence ATGAGGATTCACGATGTGCGGATCACCGCTACCGATGTCCCCGGCGCCGCGCGCTTCTACTCCGAAACCCTGGAATTGCCAGTACAACTAGATCGTGACAGCGCCACGGTTCACATCGGGGACAGCACACTGACCATGGTTACCGGCCCGGCATATCACGGCGCACATCACATTGCCTTCACCATCCCCGCGGGAAGCCTGGCGGCTGCCAAGCAGTGGCTCTCGCAGCGCGTGACGCTGCAGACCGACGGTCAATGGCACGACGAATTCGACTGTGCGCCCAACTGGCAGGCGCGCAGCATCTATTTCGCCGGTCCCGACGACGCAGTGCTCGAACTCATCGAACGCAACATCCTGGACAACCGGATCAACCATCCCTTCGGGGTCGTCGACATCCGGTCTCTGAGCGAGGTCGGCTTCGGGGTTTCCGACGTGCTGCAGACGCAAGAGCTCCTGCGTGACAAGCTCGGGCTGCTGCCGTTCGGGGAGCCGACTCCGGGATTCGGCCCGGTAGGCGATCACGACGGATTGTTCATCCTGGTGCCCTCGGACGTCACCTGGCGCCCCGAGCATCGGGTACCGCCGGCCGCCGCACCTACAGTCGTCACCGCGGACGTTCCCACCGCGGTGGAGATCGGCGAGCACTACGTGCTTCAACCGTTAGGAGCGTGA